A genomic window from Solanum dulcamara chromosome 11, daSolDulc1.2, whole genome shotgun sequence includes:
- the LOC129874661 gene encoding truncated transcription factor CAULIFLOWER D-like isoform X3 → MGRGRVVMKRIENKIRRQVTFSKRRSGLLKKTNEISVLCDAEVALIVFSPNGKLFEYSTQSSMENILERYETYSYAERNLNANDSQTYKENWTLECPKLTARVEILQRNIRHFKGEDLDAFNLREFQGLEQQLDIALKRIRTRKEKELQERNNLISKKLKENEKQQTVQQPQWGQTNPGQSSTMTFLQQSPTVPNLSIGGPFQATDEGQDRHGSKTLMPPWMFHHVHSNKG, encoded by the exons ATGGGGAGAGGTAGGGTTGTGATGAAGCGGATCGAGAACAAAATACGCAGACAAGTTACTTTCTCAAAGAGACGATCGGGTTTATTGAAGAAGACTAACGAGATCTCTGTGCTATGTGATGCTGAGGTGGCATTGATTGTCTTCTCCCCAAATGGCAAGCTCTTTGAGTACTCAACTCAATCCAG CATGGAAAATATACTGGAAAGATACGAAACTTACTCATATGCGGAGAGGAACTTGAATGCAAATGACTCTCAAACTTATAAG GAAAACTGGACTCTCGAGTGCCCAAAGCTCACGGCAAGGGTTGAAATTCTGCAAAGAAATATAAG GCATTTCAAGGGAGAGGATCTAGATGCCTTTAATCTGCGTGAGTTTCAGGGTTTAGAGCAACAACTCGATATAGCTCTGAAGCGAATTCGAACCAGGAAG GAAAAAGAACTGCAAGAGAGAAACAACTTAATTTCCAAGAAG CTTAAAGAAAATGAGAAGCAGCAAACTGTGCAACAGCCGCAGTGGGGGCAAACTAATCCAGGCCAAAGTTCTACCATGACTTTCTTGCAACAATCTCCCACTGTCCCTAACCTATCAATTGG CGGTCCTTTTCAAGCAACTGATGAAGGTCAGGATCGTCATGGTTCTAAGACCTTGATGCCTCCATGGATGTTCCACCATGTCCACAGTAACAAAGGATGA
- the LOC129874661 gene encoding truncated transcription factor CAULIFLOWER A-like isoform X2, with the protein MGRGRVVMKRIENKIRRQVTFSKRRSGLLKKTNEISVLCDAEVALIVFSPNGKLFEYSTQSSMENILERYETYSYAERNLNANDSQTYKENWTLECPKLTARVEILQRNIRHFKGEDLDAFNLREFQGLEQQLDIALKRIRTRKNQLMHESISQLQKKLKENEKQQTVQQPQWGQTNPGQSSTMTFLQQSPTVPNLSIGGPFQATDEGQDRHGSKTLMPPWMFHHVHSNKG; encoded by the exons ATGGGGAGAGGTAGGGTTGTGATGAAGCGGATCGAGAACAAAATACGCAGACAAGTTACTTTCTCAAAGAGACGATCGGGTTTATTGAAGAAGACTAACGAGATCTCTGTGCTATGTGATGCTGAGGTGGCATTGATTGTCTTCTCCCCAAATGGCAAGCTCTTTGAGTACTCAACTCAATCCAG CATGGAAAATATACTGGAAAGATACGAAACTTACTCATATGCGGAGAGGAACTTGAATGCAAATGACTCTCAAACTTATAAG GAAAACTGGACTCTCGAGTGCCCAAAGCTCACGGCAAGGGTTGAAATTCTGCAAAGAAATATAAG GCATTTCAAGGGAGAGGATCTAGATGCCTTTAATCTGCGTGAGTTTCAGGGTTTAGAGCAACAACTCGATATAGCTCTGAAGCGAATTCGAACCAGGAAG AACCAGCTGATGCATGAGTCCATTTCCCAGCTGcagaaaaag CTTAAAGAAAATGAGAAGCAGCAAACTGTGCAACAGCCGCAGTGGGGGCAAACTAATCCAGGCCAAAGTTCTACCATGACTTTCTTGCAACAATCTCCCACTGTCCCTAACCTATCAATTGG CGGTCCTTTTCAAGCAACTGATGAAGGTCAGGATCGTCATGGTTCTAAGACCTTGATGCCTCCATGGATGTTCCACCATGTCCACAGTAACAAAGGATGA
- the LOC129874661 gene encoding truncated transcription factor CAULIFLOWER A-like isoform X1 produces the protein MGRGRVVMKRIENKIRRQVTFSKRRSGLLKKTNEISVLCDAEVALIVFSPNGKLFEYSTQSSMENILERYETYSYAERNLNANDSQTYKENWTLECPKLTARVEILQRNIRHFKGEDLDAFNLREFQGLEQQLDIALKRIRTRKNQLMHESISQLQKKEKELQERNNLISKKLKENEKQQTVQQPQWGQTNPGQSSTMTFLQQSPTVPNLSIGGPFQATDEGQDRHGSKTLMPPWMFHHVHSNKG, from the exons ATGGGGAGAGGTAGGGTTGTGATGAAGCGGATCGAGAACAAAATACGCAGACAAGTTACTTTCTCAAAGAGACGATCGGGTTTATTGAAGAAGACTAACGAGATCTCTGTGCTATGTGATGCTGAGGTGGCATTGATTGTCTTCTCCCCAAATGGCAAGCTCTTTGAGTACTCAACTCAATCCAG CATGGAAAATATACTGGAAAGATACGAAACTTACTCATATGCGGAGAGGAACTTGAATGCAAATGACTCTCAAACTTATAAG GAAAACTGGACTCTCGAGTGCCCAAAGCTCACGGCAAGGGTTGAAATTCTGCAAAGAAATATAAG GCATTTCAAGGGAGAGGATCTAGATGCCTTTAATCTGCGTGAGTTTCAGGGTTTAGAGCAACAACTCGATATAGCTCTGAAGCGAATTCGAACCAGGAAG AACCAGCTGATGCATGAGTCCATTTCCCAGCTGcagaaaaag GAAAAAGAACTGCAAGAGAGAAACAACTTAATTTCCAAGAAG CTTAAAGAAAATGAGAAGCAGCAAACTGTGCAACAGCCGCAGTGGGGGCAAACTAATCCAGGCCAAAGTTCTACCATGACTTTCTTGCAACAATCTCCCACTGTCCCTAACCTATCAATTGG CGGTCCTTTTCAAGCAACTGATGAAGGTCAGGATCGTCATGGTTCTAAGACCTTGATGCCTCCATGGATGTTCCACCATGTCCACAGTAACAAAGGATGA